CTGTAACATCAGCTGTTCACCAGGCCTTCTTGTCTTACATCATCAGTGTTCCTGGACTCATAATAGATAGATTTTGGAACACAGCTTTAATAATTTCTGCCTGTTTAGCGTGacttatatacaccgatcagccatgaCATTATAATCACTGACAGGTATAGTTAATAACACGGATTATctcatcgtggcacctgttagtgggtgggatactAATAAGCATCAAATGATTATTTCTGTACAAGAACCTAGGACCCCCATTGTTGGCGCTACCCCTATTTATCAGATAATCATCTAAGtacagaaatattttacatGGGTAGGACAGCATACACACCTGAGAAACAAGAACAAAAGAGAACCAAACATTGACATTATGAACATCAAACTACCTTTTAATAtgctatacatttttttttaaaaagtgtacaattcaataatataaatacactttatttaattttagagCCTTATTAACAGAAGTAATCATGTTTATCAATATCCATCactgtttaaaatataaaacaaataaggaaagaaaaataactgGTTCATCTAGAGAATACACAAGGAAGGCCATGAtgaattacacagtaaaaagtTATTGCAGTGAATTCATTATGGCATCACTGATGGAAGTAAcactagtaaataaatgaagttTGTTGAATTACTAGTGAATTATAACATAGCATTAACTGAGGGAAAAGGCATTTTGTGCATAGTAATAAAAGTGGGCAGTTGGTTTTAGTTCTAAGGCACTCTTCAAACCTGTGCTTGCCTAAACAACAAGCTATTTCTTAGTGTTCTTCCATGACTGTATGTAGACTATTATCCATGTCTGAGCTGCGAAGATGAAGGCAATGGGATCTGAGAAGAAACACTAAAGAAGGAATTCATGACAATGCTTTAAAGAGAATTAAGGAAAACAAAAGGAAGCTCAAGGTATAAAAATAACAGGAAAGTTTGGGAAAAGAATAAGGTTGTTAACGAAGGTCACTTTCGTCCTCTTGTATGGTTTTCTTTATGCGCAGCAAGATAGTGGTGAGCCACTGATCCAGTCTTGAGATTACGTCAAACTCCTTCACCTAAAAACAGTAGTCAGGGGAAAatcaaaaagagagagagagagaacaagacattaaaacagacattattttctgtaattGTCAAGTTCAGCTTTCAATAAGCCAGAGATAAGTGAGCTAAAATTATGCTTTTGTGAtattcatttttcctttttatttaatataatgataaacaatttaatcatccagaaagaaagaaaaatgcatttgcAAAATTGCATTGATTATGTAGATCAAAGAAATATGTATTAATATTAGCAGATGTGCTATCATGCACTTTAGCTATCATAGAAAAAATAGCTAGCTGgtgggattttaaatcattctGCAGTAATGAGCAATATCCATTAAAACAACAATGCAGTGAAGTccattagaaaataaataaataaataaatcaaacaaccGAAGATTTctgctttaaaaatattttttcataagAGATTACCACTGCTCCCATATGTACATTTATGACAAATGGATATTCAGACACTTTATTTAATATCAACCAGTGTATATATTGTTTTGTAAATATGAAAAACTTATGTATGTAAAAGTATATCTCCTGTAAGtgggtggggcctccatggatctaACTTGTTTGTGCATCACATCCCACACATCAGATTAAGATttggggaatttgaaggccaagaCAACTTATAATGTACCTCAAACTATTTCTGAAATTTATGAACAATTATTACAATGTGGCAGGGTGCATTTTTCTGCTGAAAGGGTCCACACGAATGCCAGGTTTTACAGCCGAACAATGCCAAGCTACACACTGCCTTCATCGGCTTGCCTTTTTCCccacagtgcatcctggtgcctcTTCTCCAGGTAAGCAACGCATCCAGCCACCCACATGATTAAAAGAAAaggtgattcatcagaccaagccatgttcttccattgctccatatTAGGTGCTTTCTCGGTGGATAGTGGCCAGCAGGGGCAATCTGACCAATTTGTGGCTACATAGCCCCTTACATGGCAAGCTGTGATGCATTGTGTGTTCTGATACCTTTTAATCATAgccattttttttgcaatttgtGTTACAGTAGCATCAAAGAGCCTTGGGTGCTCATTATCCTGCCACTGGTTCACCAGTTTCCCTTCCTTGCACCAATTTTACTAAGTACCAACCATACTGGACCTGAGGTTTTAGAGATGTTCTGAAACAGTCATCTTGCTATAACAATCTGGTCATTGTCAGAGTTACTCAGATCCACACacttgcctatttttcctgcttccaagaAATCAACTTTGAACACTGGCTGTtaacctgctgcctaatatatcccacccattgACAGGTGACTCTGTAATGACATAAgcaatgttattttaatgtaagTGTCCAAATACGCATTTCCCTTCACTCTATGCTCATTGTATgcagttgtttattttaataaaggaTTTTAATATGCCTGAGATGAAAGTATATGATTAAGAACAGTTAACCTTCACCATCTTTAGCAAGCTGAAGATCAATTTTCATAGGTGGTCAAAATGCTTACTTACCGAGTCAGTATATGCGTCAACATTCTGTTCCTCATATGCATCTAAAAGTTTCTGTGTGAGTAACAAAGACAATGGTAGTTCACTAAAGTTAACTAGTTTTTAAAAAGTCATGatgaaaaaatacaaacatcaaatctaaaatacacaaaacacatcagatctatTAATaatcaatatacacacacacacagtagaatcATTCAGGCAAGTGAATTTTGCTCTCCACAGTCTTTTAGTTACCTCACTGCCATCAgtaattcaaaacattttacttAGTGTCCAGCATATTAACATTAAAAGGTAGAAACCTCACCTTGACCAACTTGCATTCACGTGAGTCTGAAAAGGCAGGAAACATTTCCTCATACTTCTGCAAAGCCAGCTATTAGGAACACAACAGGAGAGAAtcagatttaattaaattaagatAAATGATCAAGTAAACAAGAAAAATACATATTAGGTTTATGTATATAACCTTGGCATTAAGCATATCAACACAGAAGTGGCACAGAGCTGCCTTAAAGAAATAATCCTTAGCACTGTATTTCAATAGCGTGCTGTCCATTGCTTGTGTTCcaacctgtatacacacacacacacacacagacagacaaggtGTGAGAAATTAACATCAAATGTAGGTTTACAGAGAAAATAGCtttggtttttaaaaatataacgCTGCAATACTAAGTTAGAATGTCAAATACTaggtattttacatttattttattgtttttacaaATTCCCCATCCCGCAAAGTCCCTGTTAGTTACAGAGTACCTGTTCTGCTGTTTAATGTtgaacataaataaacataagGAAGTTTGTGTAACAAAATTATCCAAAAAGGACAACTGGTGAACAAGTGACATTGTCAGGAGAGCCCAATATGATGCTCTGGGCAAAATTCGGCTGCAGACAaagtacaccccttcatggctgctgtattccctaatggcattGATCTCTTTTAGCAGCATAATGTGCCCTGCAACACTAGAAAATGTGAATCTGTAAATTCACATATGTCAAATGTTTTTCTAGCTAAAGTGGTTAGGTGCTTATTTATTCTCTAATTTGGTTTGAAGAGATACCAGATCAAAGGGCAAAAGTTGACTTCCCTTTGTACCTTAAACAGCCTCCACTTTTCAGGAAAGGCATTCATACCCTAAACTTTTCAAACCATGTCTTTGTTTTCTGTACAGTGGCACAGTCCTGGGACAGGTAAGGGCTCTCTCCAAACAGACGACACATAGCTGAAAGCTCACaattgtcttttttcttttttatgctgAAGCAATATCATTAACCTTCAAATAGTAAAATAAAGGGAAATAAGGGACCCTAACCCAAACCCTGAAAATATGCTCCAGACCATTATCACTCCCCCATTAAACTTCACTGTTGGCAATATGCATTCTGATTTGTAGCGTTCTCCTGGCATCCACAAAACCCAGATTCTACCATCAGAATGCCAGGTAGTGAAGTGTGAGTCATTATTCCATAGTACATGTTTCCAAAGCGAAATAACGCAATTTGCTTTCTACCAGTGTGCTTTCCAACACTCCAGCCGATGCTTGGCATTAAGCATAATGATCTTAGACTTGGGTGCTGTAGCCAGAGAAACCCATGAAGCGCCTAAAACACAGTTCTTATCCCAATGTTTCTTTTAGAGTCAGTTTGGAACTCTGTAGTTAGTAATGCAATGGTGCATTGGTGATTCTTATGTGCTATGAGCTTCAACATTTGGTGATCCCATTCTGTGAGTTTACATGGTATACCTTTTCATGGCTGAGCTGTTGTTGATCCTAGACAATTTCATTTGACAATAATAACACTTACAGTTCACCAGGGCAGGGTAGAAATATCATAAGTTGGCTTTTTGGCATCGGTGAATCTGATGACAATGCCATGTTTAAAGTTACTGAGCTCAATTCAATTGCCAGTACATCAAGAGCTTACTACTTATTAACTACCTTCAAACCAAATTAGAGAATAAATAAGCACCTAAGCACTTTATCTAGAAAAACATTTGACATATGTGAATTTACAGATTCACATTTTCTAGTGTTGCAGGGCACATTATGCTGCTGAAAGAGATCaatgccattagggaatacagCAGCCATGAAGGGGTATACTTTGTCTGCTTTGGAATTTTGCCCAGAGCATCATATTGGGCTCTCCTGACAATGTCGCTTGTTTACCAGTTGTCCTTTTTGGATAATTCTGGTACACAAactttcttatgtttatttatgttcaACATTAAACAGCAGAACAGGTAAATACTTAtatctgtgactttaactgtggcatgtTTATTGGTgacagatgggctggtttaTGTATTTCAGAAACCTCCTgctgattttcacacacaacaatttCTAGGGTTTTACACAGATTGATTTTAATCTTGTGAGCAGAGGATCTGCAAGCTTGAAACACCtggttgatgagagagatcaggggAGAAAGACCAGACTGGTCTAAGCTGACAGGAAATCTATAGTATCTCAAGTAAgccaaaaacaaatattttattccatCATTGGCAcagactcaaaaaaaaaaaaaaaaaaactctagacagttgaagactggaaaaacacCAGGTGACTTTCCAGCAGATGTTGTCCAGGACAACAGATGTTTAATCTGTCCATTCAAACTGAAGAGGGTACAGACCAAAGTTTTTAGCTACTGGTTTTCAAGTAATCAAATTCTTTGAAATGCTGCTGTGTACACAGCCACCTCTTCCTCACAAGCACATTAGAGGGAAATGATGAAAGCTTCAAGAATGATTTGTAGGGATGCAGCAATTATTGCAAGTTGTAAGTGCTGCCGTTGTTCACTATTTCAGAACAAGTttggaaaacaaacaaagctaaGAAAAAACGTTCCACCACTGGTGTTATAGAAGGAAATGCAGAGTGATTTTCTGTTTGTAAAAAGCACTGCCACAACAGGTTTaaggttaaaaaaaactgaaaatctgTCATATTAGCCACCATGCTGACAGAGGGGAAAAAGCACTGTAAGCTTATACTCACCTGTTCATATATCTCAATAGCTTTTGGATACTGCTCCAGCTGAGCAGCATAGGTGGCAACTTTAAGCAGGCATTTGTTGGCTGAGCTGTAGTGAGAACAGAATCACTGCCAATCATTACATAATCAACACCCTAGACAGAATAATAAATTAtgtccttttttaaaaatgacattttaataaacagaGTTTGTATATATGGTGATAATAAACATGTGGTAAccttgttgactcctctccTTTGTAGTAATCAGCAGCTTGCTCATAGTGAGCCATAGcctgaaaaaaaataactaatgtCAGCTAagctttataaacatttatgaaCACAGGTGAATGTTGCTGTTGCTTTTTTTGCCATTAACACTTGACACTTAAGCACAGCAAAACCATTGGTACCAGTATAATTTCTGCCCATCTAAGACTTACTCACTGCCCTATGCTTGTACAATGTGAGCAATCACTCACTGTTTTAGCCATGAAATTTACaaagtaaatattgtaaatattttctcTTAATGACATTAAGTACACAGGGAGTGGAGCATTAATTTGTGCCTTCATGcaacaccccccacccctttttTACACAATATCAGTCCTGACTTCCAGATTCAGATTAATTCATATACAACTCATATACAGTTAATTAATCCAACAggacagtcagtcagtgagacaGGTAGATACTCAGGATTAACCGACAAGCCATGAAGAACAGCTCCTTTAGATGCATGGCTTGTCATCGTGCTGGAACACAGTTATTTGCAGAAAAGAAATTTAGCCATATAGGTTGGTATGGGATTATACTGTGAGGCTCTCAGTGCAAGCACTCACACCAGTGAGCTAATTCCATAGCTCCAGTCATATGAAAgtcttgtttatatatatatatatatatatatatatatatatatatatatatatatatatatatatatatatatatatatatatatatatatatatataaatatatataaataaatacccaTAACAAAAAGTAATTAACACAACAAAATGAATTATGAAAACATAAATCAAGATGTCTCTGATCTTTGCAATGTGTGGTCCATCATAAtcaaaatatctgtaaaaatgtatataaaacataacccatttcagggtttttttttctttctttcttattcaatattaaaactATATAAGATGTTTTAGATTCATTTTCTTAAGAACTTTAAAACTGAAATTGGGTTTACTTGTTTAAAACCTTTTTCAAAAGTGTCAACAGAATAAACAAGTTCCTTCCAGGGGTAAAATTATTACATTCAAATAGAATATGTTTGATGGACAGAAGGGTTTTACATGATGGACACTATGGCGGATTTTCTCTTGATAGTAAAAATTGGTGTGTAGCTTTTGAGTGTCCTATTCTGCATCTTGTATATATGACTTGACCCCAACAATTATTAAAAGGAAATGTATGTTTTGTTCCAATATTTGGATTTATTTCATGCAGCTTGTTATTTAAACATTGGtcccattcatttatttttgatgtatacatttaaaattgGTGAAATCTGTGAAAGGTATAGAGCATTTGATTGGTTTTTAATGCTTCTTTGGCAGTTTTGTCTGCTTGCTCATTACCTGAGAGTGTCCAGGTATCCAACAAAAAAGTAtgttaaaatttttttattctaaaaatgATAACTTGATTAGGACTTTTTGTTGGATGATCTGTAAATTTTCTAGTGCTTTGAGACATGATTTTGAGTCTGTTATTATTAAGTAATCCTTTCGTGATGTGGATTCAGTTAACTTCAAAGCCATAAGCAGAGCATTTGCCTCTGCAGTAAAAACTGAACTTTGATCTGGGATGCGTAGACCCTGATGCAGTCCATTTGTTATAAAAGCTGCTGCCACTTTATTTGCTGATTTTGATCCATAAACAACTCTGGTTCATTATGTAATGATCGAAGTGGACAGAAATGCATGCAAACAGTTTTTGTTTGTGAGAACTTGAAACCATTCTGCATTGACCAAGATTGCATCTTGTCTTGTCTATCTTCTGTTGGATTGTCTGCTCAATGGTCATCATATTCATATAAACCAGATATTCATATATATCATCTACAACTGCAGAGAACGTCAGAACCAATGGTTTTTacgatgttatttattttaatactaaaAAGAGTTACAGATAAAATACTTCCTTGAGGTACCCCAAGTTCTTGTTTATGCCATTCTGATaatgtgtttgcttttttgaCTCTAAAAAATCTATTAGATAAGaaactttgaataaaaatagGCAAACATCCTCTAAAATTCATTTGATACAAATCACACAGCACAGCATGTTCTTTCCTAATGAAAGCATTACAAATATATCTTTCAAGACACACAAGGTGGTCTGTAGTGCTTCGACCTTTCCTGAATCCACACTGGGCATTATGTATGTGATGTTCAGATTCCAGTATCCAGACCAGGCGGTCATTAACCATCCTAACAACTGGTTAAAGCAATAGGGCGATAATTAGAAGGATCTTTATGATCTTTTCCTGGCTTTGGAATAGGAACTATTTCTGCTTAATGCTAAGCAGATGGAATACTTCCTGATATCCAGATAGAGTTAAAAATCTTAAGTTTTTTAAGAAAAAGGTGAGGtaagttctttaaaaaattgATAATGGACATTTTCTGGTCCAACAGCCGTGTCGTGGGATTTTTTGATGGCTTGTTGTAGTTCTTCCAGTAAAAAAAGTTGGTTGTATGGTCCTGCATTTCTAGAGCTaaagttaatttttttcctttgtttatcATGGAAGGCTCTGAAAGAAGGAGtgcaatttttaattaataagttCTTTTCAAAGGTTTTTGCTAAtatgttttttcttgttttgatgTCAAGTTCGAGTCATTCTGTTTGATGTGCTGTATTCGTGGACCATtgttttcctcttttatttttcatattagaTTCCATATTTTACTTTATGGGGTATTTGCTGAGATGTTGGAGACAAATCTTTTTCAGCTTTCCTTTTTAACTTCGTTTTTGGTTCTTCTTGCTTGAGCAACTCTTCATCTATCATCGAACCATGGGGTTCATCTAGATGTTTTATTTAGAGATGTTCTTGGTCTTCGCTACAGATATAAGAATTTTTGTAAAGTTCTGCATAGCATCCGAGCTATCTTCTGAGAGTCCAAAAAAGTTATCTGATGGTAGCTGTGTCTCCTGGAGGCATACAGCAATAGGATTAATGACTGCAGTTAGGCATTGCAACTCCGCTACATTAGCCCGAACACCACAACAGTTCCATTGAATGATAAAATTTTCCAGCATCTATTTGGAAGAACCTGGATGTCCTAATCCTGCCTTTAGGAGATTGACGTCTACTAGGATGTTCATTGTCTTTCATTTCTGCATCTTTAATTTTTGTCTTTAAGATGTCATCCGTTGATTGAGTAGTACTTGACTTCTTGTTACTTTTATTTGCTTTCTCGTTTTCAGTTTTTAAACTCTGGTCAAAGCGAGTGTCATTAGAAGGAgatccactctgaactcctgtATTCTTTGTTCTTGAGAGAGGGTTATTATGGTTAATAGTTTGGGAAATCAATCGTCTGGTAATCAATCGTcctcacagttttttttttttttaccacactAGCAAAAGTTTTGTTCAGAGCAAAACCGGGGGCAGCAGCCACCATTTTCCTTGCTTCAGGTTAACTGACCCTCTTTGAACATCTGATCTTctgtatttccttttctttgatCCACATGGGACACAGTTTTGATGCAGCCGAATGATCACCTGAACAATTACAACATTTGGATGGTTTTTCACAATTCTCTTTGTCATGGTTTTCCTCGCCGCAA
The sequence above is drawn from the Hemibagrus wyckioides isolate EC202008001 linkage group LG04, SWU_Hwy_1.0, whole genome shotgun sequence genome and encodes:
- the napab gene encoding N-ethylmaleimide-sensitive factor attachment protein, alpha b isoform X2 — translated: MEEACDMYARAANMFKMAKNWSAAGDAFCQAALLHLQMQSKHDAATNFIDAGNAFKKADPQEAINCLIRAIEIYTDMGRFTIAAKHHVTIAEIYETELVDIDKAMAHYEQAADYYKGEESTSSANKCLLKVATYAAQLEQYPKAIEIYEQVGTQAMDSTLLKYSAKDYFFKAALCHFCVDMLNAKLALQKYEEMFPAFSDSRECKLVKKLLDAYEEQNVDAYTDSVKEFDVISRLDQWLTTILLRIKKTIQEDESDLR
- the napab gene encoding N-ethylmaleimide-sensitive factor attachment protein, alpha b isoform X1, whose amino-acid sequence is MDNSGKEKEAMALMAEAEKKVKSSQSFFGSLFGGSSKMEEACDMYARAANMFKMAKNWSAAGDAFCQAALLHLQMQSKHDAATNFIDAGNAFKKADPQEAINCLIRAIEIYTDMGRFTIAAKHHVTIAEIYETELVDIDKAMAHYEQAADYYKGEESTSSANKCLLKVATYAAQLEQYPKAIEIYEQVGTQAMDSTLLKYSAKDYFFKAALCHFCVDMLNAKLALQKYEEMFPAFSDSRECKLVKKLLDAYEEQNVDAYTDSVKEFDVISRLDQWLTTILLRIKKTIQEDESDLR